From a region of the Pseudomonas fulva 12-X genome:
- the pgm gene encoding phosphoglucomutase (alpha-D-glucose-1,6-bisphosphate-dependent), with the protein MSIHSTAGQLPDEHSLVNLPRLVARYYSERPDPSDPAQQVAFGTSGHRGSSLKNSFNEWHILAVTQAICDYRRGQGIDGPLYIGMDTHALSEPAFVSALEVLAANRIETRIDAGCSETAGEPGYTPTPAISKAILDYNKGRSSGLADGIVITPSHNPPADGGFKYNATNGGPADTGVTKWIQERANELLVAGLKGVQRIDYASALKAPTTQRHDFIEQYVGDLEQVLDMQAIRGSGLKFAVDPLGGAGVHYWTRIAERFGLPLEVLSTRIDPTFRFMRVDWDGKIRMDCSSPHAMAGLIENKDRFDVSFACDTDHDRHGIVARSVGLLNPNHYLAVAIEYLFTHRPQWAAQAAIGKTLVSSSMIDRVAKGIGRDVVEVPVGFKWFVDGLIEGRFGFGGEESAGASFLRKDGSAWSTDKDGIILGLLAAEITAVTGKDPGERYQALTERFGAPVYQRIDAPADREQKARLSKLSASQVTASELAGQPITAILTEAPGNGAAIGGLKVVTDNGWFAARPSGTEDVYKIYAESFEGDAHLKRIQSEAKALVDSVLAG; encoded by the coding sequence ATGAGCATCCACAGCACCGCGGGCCAACTTCCCGACGAGCACAGCCTGGTCAACCTGCCACGCCTGGTGGCGCGCTACTACAGCGAACGCCCGGATCCGAGCGATCCCGCTCAGCAGGTCGCCTTCGGCACCTCGGGCCACCGCGGTTCGTCGCTGAAGAACAGCTTCAACGAATGGCACATCCTCGCCGTGACCCAGGCGATCTGCGATTACCGCCGCGGCCAGGGCATCGACGGCCCGCTGTACATCGGCATGGACACCCACGCGCTGTCCGAACCCGCTTTCGTTTCCGCCCTGGAAGTGCTGGCCGCCAACCGCATCGAAACCCGTATCGATGCCGGCTGCAGCGAAACCGCCGGTGAGCCGGGCTACACCCCGACGCCGGCGATCTCCAAGGCGATCCTCGACTACAACAAGGGCCGCAGCAGCGGCCTGGCCGATGGCATCGTCATCACCCCGTCGCACAATCCGCCGGCCGATGGCGGCTTCAAGTACAACGCCACCAATGGCGGCCCGGCCGACACCGGCGTCACCAAGTGGATTCAGGAGCGCGCCAACGAACTGCTGGTGGCCGGCCTCAAGGGCGTGCAGCGCATCGACTACGCCAGCGCCCTGAAAGCCCCGACCACCCAGCGCCATGACTTCATCGAGCAGTACGTCGGCGATCTGGAGCAGGTGCTCGACATGCAGGCGATTCGCGGCTCGGGCCTGAAATTCGCGGTCGACCCGCTGGGCGGCGCGGGTGTGCACTACTGGACGCGCATCGCCGAGCGCTTCGGCCTGCCGCTGGAGGTGCTGTCGACCCGTATCGACCCGACCTTCCGCTTCATGCGCGTCGACTGGGACGGCAAGATCCGCATGGATTGCAGCTCGCCCCACGCCATGGCCGGGCTGATCGAGAACAAGGACCGCTTCGACGTGTCCTTCGCCTGCGATACCGACCACGACCGTCACGGCATCGTCGCCCGCTCCGTGGGCCTGCTCAACCCCAACCATTACCTGGCCGTGGCCATCGAGTACCTGTTCACCCACCGTCCCCAGTGGGCGGCCCAGGCTGCCATCGGCAAGACCCTGGTGTCCTCCTCGATGATCGATCGCGTGGCCAAGGGCATCGGCCGCGACGTGGTGGAAGTGCCGGTGGGCTTCAAGTGGTTCGTCGACGGCCTGATCGAAGGCCGCTTCGGTTTTGGCGGTGAAGAGTCCGCCGGCGCCTCGTTCCTGCGCAAGGACGGCAGCGCCTGGTCCACCGATAAGGACGGCATCATCCTCGGCCTGCTGGCTGCCGAAATCACTGCCGTTACTGGCAAGGACCCAGGCGAGCGCTACCAGGCGCTGACCGAGCGTTTCGGTGCGCCGGTCTATCAGCGTATCGACGCCCCGGCGGACCGCGAACAGAAAGCGCGCCTGAGCAAGCTGTCGGCGTCCCAGGTCACCGCCAGCGAGCTGGCCGGCCAGCCGATCACCGCGATTCTCACCGAGGCGCCGGGTAACGGCGCGGCCATCGGCGGGCTCAAGGTGGTCACCGACAACGGCTGGTTCGCCGCCCGCCCATCCGGCACCGAAGACGTCTACAAGATCTACGCGGAAAGCTTCGAGGGTGATGCGCACCTCAAGCGTATCCAGAGTGAGGCCAAGGCGCTGGTCGACAGCGTGCTGGCTGGCTGA
- a CDS encoding methyl-accepting chemotaxis protein — translation MNLRSLNIAPRAALCFALITLLVMALGVFSLFKLADLYDAEQDIETNWMASIQASGEMQKDLLNIRLETLRMLAVVENSGQAIDESVAQQYRSALKEVLGQYDRHMVSTEAERAMFNRIDASAQSYLDGQQQIVQFLHQKQLPQALELANGKVRDDGNSLQQQLDQLTAYNMQGAKQAGLNASAIFDHGRNGVLITIGIAVLLTVLLATLLTRSIAAPIKEALQSAETIASGDLTRAVLVSGNDEASRLLAAQATMQKNLNDAIRQISESSTQLAAAAEEMASVTEESTRNLQSQNAEIDQAATAVTQMSSAVDEVSRNASGASDASRESTVSANAGNQHVARTVAAIRNLSGNVMEASDQVQGLADQARDISKVLDVIRNVAEQTNLLALNAAIEAARAGDHGRGFAVVADEVRGLAHRTSASTQEIEQMIAAIQAGTEKAVQAMRGSSQEATNTLQVADEARVALGQIVDSIGMINERNLQIATASEQQAHVAREVDRNLVSIRDLSMQSASGANQTASACSELAHLAQGLNTLVGRFKLSA, via the coding sequence ATGAACCTCCGCAGTCTCAATATTGCCCCCCGTGCCGCTCTGTGCTTTGCGCTCATCACCCTGCTGGTGATGGCACTGGGCGTCTTCTCACTGTTCAAGCTCGCCGATCTCTACGACGCCGAGCAGGACATCGAAACCAACTGGATGGCCAGCATCCAGGCCTCCGGCGAAATGCAGAAGGACCTGCTCAATATCCGCCTGGAAACCCTGCGTATGCTCGCCGTGGTGGAAAACAGCGGGCAGGCCATCGACGAAAGCGTTGCCCAGCAATACCGCAGCGCATTGAAGGAAGTGCTCGGTCAGTATGATCGCCACATGGTGTCCACCGAAGCCGAGCGCGCGATGTTCAATCGAATCGACGCCAGTGCTCAGTCCTACCTCGACGGCCAACAGCAGATCGTCCAGTTCCTGCATCAGAAGCAGCTGCCCCAGGCGCTGGAGCTGGCCAACGGCAAGGTGCGGGACGACGGCAATTCGCTGCAGCAGCAGCTCGACCAACTGACCGCCTATAACATGCAGGGCGCCAAGCAGGCGGGCCTCAATGCCAGCGCCATCTTCGACCATGGCCGTAACGGCGTACTGATCACCATCGGTATCGCGGTGCTGCTGACCGTGCTGCTGGCGACCCTGCTGACCCGCTCCATCGCCGCGCCCATCAAGGAAGCGCTGCAGAGCGCCGAGACCATCGCGTCCGGCGACCTGACCCGCGCCGTGCTGGTCAGCGGTAACGACGAAGCCTCGCGCCTGCTGGCCGCCCAGGCGACCATGCAGAAGAACCTCAACGATGCGATCCGGCAGATCAGCGAGTCGTCCACTCAGCTGGCCGCTGCTGCCGAGGAAATGGCTTCGGTCACCGAGGAAAGCACTCGCAACCTGCAGAGCCAGAATGCCGAAATCGACCAGGCCGCCACGGCAGTGACGCAGATGAGTTCGGCGGTCGATGAAGTGTCGCGCAACGCCAGCGGCGCCTCCGATGCGTCCCGCGAGTCGACGGTGTCGGCCAATGCCGGCAACCAGCATGTGGCCCGCACCGTAGCGGCAATCCGCAATCTGTCCGGTAACGTGATGGAGGCCTCCGATCAGGTGCAAGGCCTTGCCGACCAGGCGCGGGACATCAGCAAGGTGCTCGACGTGATCCGCAACGTCGCCGAGCAGACCAACCTGCTGGCGCTCAACGCCGCCATCGAGGCCGCTCGTGCCGGTGACCATGGCCGCGGTTTCGCCGTGGTGGCCGACGAAGTACGCGGGCTGGCCCATCGCACCTCGGCCTCGACCCAGGAAATCGAGCAGATGATCGCGGCGATCCAGGCCGGCACCGAGAAGGCCGTGCAGGCCATGCGCGGCAGCAGTCAGGAGGCGACCAACACCCTGCAGGTGGCCGACGAGGCGCGCGTCGCCCTGGGGCAGATCGTCGACTCCATCGGCATGATCAACGAGCGCAACCTGCAGATCGCCACGGCTTCGGAGCAGCAGGCCCATGTGGCCCGCGAGGTGGACCGCAACCTGGTGAGCATCCGCGACCTGTCGATGCAGAGCGCGTCGGGCGCCAACCAGACCGCTTCGGCGTGCAGCGAGTTGGCGCACCTGGCCCAGGGCCTGAATACCCTGGTGGGTCGCTTCAAGCTCAGCGCCTGA
- a CDS encoding Rrf2 family transcriptional regulator, with product MRNDTRLSRMLHVLIHMDRHEERATSETIARMLETNPVVVRRTMGLLRDKGYVTSDKGHNGGWSLARPLAEITLLDIHEALGSQSIFSIGLATDNPTCLVEQAVNQALGQAFDEAQALLLKRLASISVASLAEDFDARYRALEVPCNKH from the coding sequence ATGAGAAACGACACCCGCCTATCGCGCATGCTGCACGTGCTGATCCACATGGATCGCCACGAAGAGCGCGCCACCTCGGAAACCATCGCCCGCATGCTGGAAACCAACCCGGTGGTAGTGCGGCGCACTATGGGCCTCTTGCGCGACAAGGGCTACGTGACCTCCGACAAGGGCCACAATGGTGGCTGGTCGCTGGCACGACCGCTGGCCGAGATCACCCTGCTGGACATTCACGAGGCGCTGGGCTCGCAATCGATCTTCAGCATCGGCCTGGCGACCGATAATCCCACCTGCCTGGTCGAGCAGGCCGTCAACCAGGCCCTTGGCCAGGCGTTCGACGAGGCCCAGGCCCTGCTGCTAAAGCGGCTGGCGTCGATCAGCGTGGCCTCGCTGGCGGAAGATTTCGATGCGCGTTACCGGGCCCTCGAAGTGCCGTGCAACAAGCACTGA
- a CDS encoding NAD(P)/FAD-dependent oxidoreductase has protein sequence MSYDVIIVGGSYAGLSAGLQLARARRRVLVIDAGVRRNRFASHSHGFLGQDGRAPDEIAADGRAELMDYPTVTWQVGEAGEVQRDGEGFVVTLCGGQRVAARRLILAGGVRDELPAIDGLAERWGRQVFHCPYCHGYELDQGRIGVLAVSPMSIHHALMLPDWGSTTFFLNGVFVPDAEQLQQLARRGVVVEPDRVQSISGECVDVNLADGRRVALDGLFVMPRTHQNNPLATQLGCALLEGPMGLYLQTSETQETSVPGVFACGDAALAAGSVALAVGTGARAGAGVHQSLIFR, from the coding sequence ATGAGTTATGACGTAATCATCGTCGGTGGCAGCTACGCCGGCTTGTCCGCCGGCCTGCAGCTGGCCCGCGCCCGACGCCGGGTGCTGGTGATCGACGCCGGCGTGCGGCGCAATCGCTTCGCCAGCCATTCCCACGGCTTTCTCGGCCAAGACGGGCGTGCCCCCGACGAGATCGCTGCCGATGGCCGTGCCGAACTGATGGACTATCCGACCGTTACCTGGCAGGTAGGCGAGGCTGGCGAGGTGCAGCGTGACGGCGAGGGTTTCGTCGTGACGCTGTGCGGCGGTCAGCGTGTGGCCGCCCGTCGCCTGATCCTGGCCGGCGGCGTACGTGACGAACTGCCGGCCATCGATGGGCTGGCCGAGCGCTGGGGCCGTCAGGTGTTCCACTGCCCGTATTGCCATGGCTACGAGCTGGATCAGGGACGCATCGGCGTGCTGGCCGTCTCGCCCATGTCGATTCACCACGCGTTGATGCTGCCGGACTGGGGCAGTACCACCTTCTTTCTCAACGGCGTCTTCGTGCCTGATGCCGAGCAACTGCAGCAGCTGGCGCGCCGCGGCGTGGTGGTCGAGCCGGATCGCGTACAGTCGATCAGTGGCGAGTGCGTGGACGTCAATCTGGCCGACGGCCGCCGCGTGGCACTGGACGGGTTGTTCGTGATGCCGCGTACGCACCAGAACAATCCGCTGGCTACCCAGCTGGGTTGCGCGCTGCTGGAAGGGCCGATGGGACTGTATCTGCAAACCTCGGAAACCCAGGAAACCAGCGTGCCGGGCGTGTTCGCCTGCGGCGACGCGGCACTGGCTGCCGGTTCCGTAGCGCTCGCTGTCGGCACGGGGGCGAGGGCAGGGGCGGGGGTGCATCAGTCGCTGATCTTCCGCTAG
- a CDS encoding c-type cytochrome, with translation MTVSVLIHLPSRRLLRHGLLIVASALFTQTALAEADIAAGEALFKRVCGNCHNVGPGARAAFGPQLNGIFGRHAGATRDYKYSPAMQQAEVVWDHDTLSAFIKDSDSVVPGNKMRFWGIGDQDKIDGLLLYLKAQQDH, from the coding sequence ATGACCGTTTCTGTACTGATTCATCTGCCTAGCCGGCGTCTCCTGCGTCACGGCTTGCTCATCGTGGCGAGCGCGCTGTTCACTCAAACGGCCCTGGCCGAAGCCGACATCGCTGCCGGCGAGGCATTGTTCAAGCGCGTCTGTGGCAACTGCCACAACGTTGGGCCGGGCGCGCGGGCGGCTTTCGGGCCGCAGCTCAACGGCATCTTCGGGCGCCATGCCGGCGCCACCCGGGACTACAAGTATTCGCCCGCCATGCAGCAGGCGGAGGTGGTCTGGGATCACGACACCCTGAGCGCCTTCATCAAGGATTCCGACAGCGTGGTGCCGGGCAACAAGATGCGCTTCTGGGGCATTGGCGATCAGGACAAGATCGATGGCCTGCTGCTGTATCTGAAGGCTCAGCAGGATCACTGA
- the treS gene encoding maltose alpha-D-glucosyltransferase translates to MADEQQINWLVEQSMLHTARQRMRLYSGQARLWQQPYALARPRSVTAVASVWLAVYPASIITSPDGSVLQALGDERLWAALSELGVQGIHTGPLRRAGGLQGREYTPTVDGNFDRISLEIDPRFGSEEELVHLSRVAAAHNAVTIDDSIPSHTGKGADFRLAEMAYGDYPGLYHMVEIAEADWELLPPLPEGRDSVNLSPATVDALRDKHYIVGQLQRVIFFEPGVKETDWSATGEITGVDGKVRRWVYLHYFKEGQPSLNWLDPTFAAQQLVTGESLHAIDVIGSRVLRLDANGFLGVERRSQGNAWSESHPLSLTGNQLLAGMIRKAGAFSFQELNLTLDDIASMSQGGADLSYDFITRPAYQHALLTGEVEFLRLMLQQMHDFGIDPASLIHALQNHDELTLELVHFWTLHANDTYVFRGQSLPGSILREHIRGEMYERLTGEHAPYNLKFVTNGVACTTVSIITAALGIRDLSAITDADIEQIRRAHLLLLMFNAMQPGVVALSGWDLVGALPLDAEQVAELIADGDTRWINRGGYDLVDLDPDALLSAEGLPRSRQLYGSLTEQLQDPHSFASQARRLFAARRSHGVASSRQIAVPVTEHPALLVMVHELPAGRGIQVTALNFGAEPLSEVITLEHVEPGPVVDIIHERLMGDLSADGELHIQLEPYEGLALRIASMAPGIAPLEG, encoded by the coding sequence ATGGCAGATGAACAACAGATCAACTGGCTGGTCGAGCAGTCCATGCTGCACACGGCCCGTCAGCGCATGCGCCTGTATTCGGGCCAGGCCCGACTCTGGCAGCAACCCTACGCACTGGCCCGGCCGCGCAGCGTCACCGCGGTAGCTTCGGTGTGGCTGGCGGTGTATCCCGCCTCGATCATCACCTCGCCCGATGGTTCGGTGCTGCAGGCGCTCGGTGATGAGCGCCTTTGGGCGGCGCTTTCCGAGCTGGGCGTGCAGGGCATCCACACCGGGCCGCTGCGCCGCGCCGGCGGCCTGCAGGGACGTGAGTACACGCCCACCGTAGACGGCAACTTCGACCGCATCAGCCTGGAGATCGACCCGCGCTTCGGCAGCGAGGAAGAGCTGGTGCACCTGAGCCGCGTGGCGGCCGCCCATAACGCGGTGACCATCGACGACTCGATCCCGTCGCACACCGGCAAGGGTGCGGATTTCCGCCTGGCGGAAATGGCTTATGGCGACTATCCCGGCCTTTACCACATGGTGGAAATCGCCGAGGCCGACTGGGAGTTGCTGCCGCCGCTGCCCGAGGGGCGCGATTCGGTGAACCTGTCGCCGGCCACCGTCGATGCGCTGCGCGACAAGCACTACATCGTCGGCCAGCTGCAGCGGGTGATCTTCTTCGAGCCTGGCGTCAAGGAAACCGACTGGAGCGCCACCGGCGAGATCACCGGCGTCGACGGCAAGGTGCGGCGCTGGGTGTACCTGCATTACTTCAAGGAAGGCCAGCCGTCGCTGAACTGGCTGGATCCGACCTTTGCCGCCCAGCAACTGGTCACCGGTGAGTCGCTGCACGCCATCGACGTGATCGGCTCGCGGGTGCTGCGCCTGGATGCCAACGGGTTCCTCGGTGTCGAGCGACGCAGCCAGGGCAATGCCTGGTCGGAGAGCCACCCGCTGTCGCTGACCGGCAACCAGTTGCTCGCCGGGATGATCCGCAAGGCCGGCGCCTTCAGCTTCCAGGAACTGAACCTGACGCTGGACGATATCGCCTCGATGTCCCAAGGCGGTGCGGATCTGTCCTACGACTTCATCACCCGCCCGGCCTACCAGCATGCGCTGCTGACTGGCGAGGTGGAGTTCCTGCGCCTGATGCTGCAGCAGATGCACGATTTCGGCATCGACCCGGCGTCGCTGATCCACGCCCTGCAGAACCACGACGAGCTGACCCTGGAACTGGTGCACTTCTGGACCCTGCATGCCAACGACACCTACGTGTTCCGCGGCCAGAGCCTGCCGGGCAGCATTCTTCGCGAGCACATTCGCGGCGAGATGTACGAGCGCCTGACCGGCGAGCACGCGCCGTACAACCTCAAGTTCGTCACCAACGGCGTGGCCTGCACCACGGTGAGCATCATCACCGCGGCATTGGGCATCCGTGATCTGAGCGCCATCACCGATGCCGATATCGAGCAGATTCGCCGTGCGCACCTGCTACTGCTGATGTTCAACGCCATGCAGCCCGGCGTGGTGGCGTTGTCGGGCTGGGATCTGGTCGGCGCTTTGCCGCTGGACGCCGAGCAGGTGGCCGAGCTGATCGCCGACGGCGACACGCGCTGGATCAACCGTGGCGGCTACGACCTGGTGGATCTCGACCCCGACGCGTTGTTATCCGCCGAAGGCCTGCCGCGTTCCCGGCAGCTGTACGGCAGCCTCACCGAGCAGTTGCAGGATCCGCACTCCTTCGCCTCCCAGGCGCGCCGGCTGTTCGCGGCGCGGCGCTCCCACGGTGTGGCCTCCAGCCGGCAGATCGCCGTGCCGGTCACCGAGCATCCGGCGCTGCTGGTCATGGTCCACGAGTTGCCGGCCGGGCGCGGTATTCAGGTCACGGCCCTGAATTTCGGCGCCGAGCCGCTTAGCGAGGTGATCACCCTGGAGCACGTCGAGCCGGGGCCGGTGGTGGATATCATCCACGAGCGGCTGATGGGCGATCTGTCCGCCGATGGCGAGTTGCACATCCAGCTCGAACCCTATGAAGGGCTGGCGCTGCGTATCGCTAGCATGGCGCCCGGCATCGCGCCGCTGGAGGGCTGA
- the epsC gene encoding serine O-acetyltransferase EpsC — MNGEFVIRSEDGAETDYCSRPINWELEQTVAGLRAARAEWRNRSNRHPELGGRELPSRQAMAAILTGLCGALFPMRLGPAELREESEDYYVGHTLDRALNALVAQVRMELRYAARQRGESCDDVDGQAVAIVRDFAAALPGLRRLLDQDVVAAYNGDPAARSMDEVLLCYPGVLAVIYHRLAHHLYRAGLPLLARIAAETAHGATGIDIHPGAQIGHSFFIDHGTGVVIGETAIIGNHVRIYQAVTLGAKRFTSDESGQLHKGQPRHPIVEDDVVIYAGATILGRITIGKGSVIGGNVWLTRSVEPGSNVSQASAERSGC, encoded by the coding sequence ATGAACGGCGAGTTTGTTATCCGCAGCGAGGATGGCGCCGAAACTGATTACTGCTCCCGCCCCATCAACTGGGAGCTGGAGCAAACCGTGGCCGGTCTGCGTGCGGCACGCGCAGAATGGCGCAACCGTTCGAACCGTCACCCGGAGCTGGGTGGCCGCGAGCTGCCTTCGCGTCAGGCCATGGCAGCGATTCTCACGGGCCTGTGCGGGGCGCTGTTTCCCATGCGCCTGGGGCCTGCCGAGCTTCGCGAGGAAAGCGAGGATTACTACGTCGGCCATACCCTGGACCGCGCGCTGAACGCCCTGGTGGCCCAGGTGCGCATGGAGCTGCGCTATGCAGCGCGCCAGCGCGGTGAGTCGTGTGATGACGTCGACGGCCAGGCGGTGGCCATCGTGCGTGACTTCGCCGCCGCGCTGCCAGGCTTGCGCCGCCTGCTCGACCAGGATGTGGTGGCCGCCTACAACGGCGACCCGGCGGCGCGCAGCATGGATGAAGTGCTGCTCTGCTACCCTGGCGTGTTGGCGGTGATCTATCACCGCCTGGCCCATCATCTGTACCGCGCAGGGCTACCGCTGCTGGCGCGCATCGCGGCAGAGACCGCCCATGGCGCCACCGGTATCGATATTCACCCCGGTGCGCAGATCGGCCACAGCTTCTTCATCGATCACGGCACCGGCGTGGTGATTGGCGAGACGGCGATCATCGGCAACCACGTGCGCATCTACCAGGCCGTCACCCTGGGCGCCAAGCGTTTCACCAGCGACGAGAGCGGCCAGTTGCACAAGGGCCAGCCGCGCCACCCGATCGTCGAGGACGATGTGGTGATCTATGCCGGCGCGACCATCCTGGGGCGCATCACCATCGGCAAGGGCTCTGTCATCGGCGGTAACGTCTGGTTGACGCGCAGCGTCGAGCCGGGGAGTAATGTGTCCCAGGCGAGCGCTGAACGCAGCGGTTGCTGA
- a CDS encoding metal ABC transporter solute-binding protein, Zn/Mn family gives MTHRLHQLGLALLLSLPGLALAKDVSVLVSQPITFGLASDLLDGTQVHIERAAPANLPASRQVSYFAGRGAAALQKVAVEADAAIALRSLWSEDPLYPMARRSNIRIVEIDAARPVDGALPGIAIQAESAGDNDLASHPWLAINNMGRMADVMAADLVRLAPDAKGKVEQNLAALKQRLLKLNAHSERELAKADNLSVYSLSDRLDYLISGLNLDLVSSDSRDDRDWDADALKSLTGALQADDVALVLAHRTPPKPVADAVQAAGVSLLVLTTDSDDPVAELEGNVDALVKALSQ, from the coding sequence ATGACCCATCGACTCCACCAACTGGGCCTTGCCCTGCTCCTCAGCCTGCCGGGCCTGGCCCTCGCCAAGGACGTCAGCGTGCTGGTTTCGCAGCCGATCACCTTTGGCCTGGCCAGTGACCTGCTCGACGGCACCCAGGTGCACATCGAGCGCGCCGCGCCGGCCAACCTGCCGGCCAGCCGCCAGGTATCGTATTTCGCCGGGCGTGGCGCCGCCGCGCTGCAGAAGGTCGCCGTCGAGGCCGACGCGGCCATCGCCCTGCGCTCGCTATGGTCGGAAGACCCGCTGTACCCCATGGCCCGGCGCAGCAACATCCGCATCGTCGAGATCGATGCCGCCCGCCCGGTGGATGGCGCCCTGCCGGGTATCGCCATCCAGGCCGAAAGTGCCGGTGACAACGACCTGGCCAGCCACCCGTGGCTGGCGATCAACAACATGGGGCGCATGGCCGACGTGATGGCTGCCGACCTGGTGCGCCTGGCGCCGGACGCCAAGGGCAAGGTCGAGCAGAATCTGGCTGCCCTCAAGCAGCGCCTGCTCAAGCTCAACGCCCACAGCGAGCGCGAGCTGGCCAAGGCCGACAACCTGTCGGTGTACAGCCTAAGCGACCGCCTGGACTACCTGATCAGCGGCCTCAACCTGGATCTGGTGAGCAGCGACAGCCGCGATGACCGCGACTGGGACGCCGACGCCCTGAAGTCCCTGACCGGCGCTCTGCAAGCCGATGACGTGGCCCTGGTGCTGGCCCATCGCACCCCGCCCAAACCGGTAGCTGATGCCGTGCAGGCCGCCGGCGTGTCGCTGCTGGTGCTGACCACCGACAGCGACGACCCGGTGGCTGAGCTGGAAGGCAACGTCGATGCGCTGGTCAAGGCGCTGAGCCAGTAA
- a CDS encoding metal ABC transporter permease gives MIDYEQFRLLIQGWASAGYLPAALAYGFVVNALLAGLLIGPVLGGLGTLVVVKRFAFFSEAVGHAALTGVAIGILLGEPYTGPYGALFGYALLFGILLNYLRNRTGLAPDTLIGVFLSVSLAMGASLLLVLAGRINVHILENVLFGSVLTVNGTDLLVLLVVGGLVMGLALPLYNRIMLASFNPQLAAVRGVAVKTLDYLFVILVTLITVAAVKVIGAILVGALLVIPAAAARLLSQSLKGFFWLSVLIATVSTLLGILLPIVLDLPIPSGAAIIMIAGIAFALAAIARGVVPSLKGNLG, from the coding sequence ATGATCGACTATGAACAGTTCCGTCTGTTGATCCAGGGCTGGGCCTCGGCTGGCTACCTGCCCGCCGCGCTGGCCTACGGCTTCGTGGTCAACGCCCTGCTCGCCGGCCTGCTGATCGGCCCGGTACTGGGCGGCCTGGGTACTCTGGTGGTGGTCAAGCGCTTCGCCTTCTTCTCCGAGGCGGTAGGCCACGCCGCGCTGACCGGCGTGGCCATCGGCATCCTGCTCGGCGAGCCCTACACCGGCCCCTACGGCGCGTTGTTCGGCTACGCGCTGTTGTTCGGCATTCTGCTCAACTACCTGCGCAACCGCACGGGCCTGGCGCCGGACACGCTGATCGGCGTGTTCCTGTCGGTGTCCCTGGCCATGGGCGCCAGCCTGCTGCTGGTGCTGGCCGGGCGCATCAACGTGCACATTCTGGAAAACGTGCTGTTCGGCTCGGTGCTCACCGTCAACGGCACCGACCTGCTGGTGCTGCTGGTGGTCGGTGGCCTGGTCATGGGCCTGGCGCTGCCGCTCTACAACCGCATCATGCTGGCCAGCTTTAACCCGCAGCTGGCCGCCGTGCGCGGCGTTGCCGTGAAGACCCTGGATTATCTGTTCGTTATCTTGGTGACGTTGATCACCGTGGCCGCGGTCAAGGTCATCGGCGCGATTCTGGTCGGCGCCCTGCTGGTAATTCCAGCCGCCGCCGCGCGTCTGCTCAGCCAGTCGCTGAAAGGCTTCTTCTGGCTTTCGGTGCTGATCGCCACCGTCAGCACGCTGCTCGGCATCCTGTTGCCCATCGTGCTGGATCTGCCGATCCCCTCCGGCGCCGCGATCATCATGATCGCTGGTATCGCCTTCGCCCTCGCCGCCATCGCGCGCGGCGTCGTACCAAGCTTGAAAGGGAACCTGGGATGA
- a CDS encoding metal ABC transporter ATP-binding protein — translation MTAAENLSVAAIGPTLDFQQVSLVLGRTQILDNVSFQVRPGSVHALVGPNGGGKSSLIKTLLGQMPHQGTLSLAWQGEVGTIGYAPQALEFDRGLPMTVDDFMAAMCQRRPAFLGLSKHYAKAIDEALARVGMLEKRKRRMGALSGGERQRVLLAQGLIPAPQLLVLDEPMSALDEAGIQVFERLLGDWRRAGMTVLWIEHDLEAVKRLADRVTGLSRRVLFDAPPGEALTPERLLSLFSTHARTVEAAQP, via the coding sequence ATGACCGCAGCCGAAAACCTGAGCGTGGCGGCCATCGGCCCGACCCTCGATTTCCAGCAGGTCAGCCTGGTGCTGGGGCGCACGCAGATCCTCGACAACGTCAGCTTCCAGGTGCGCCCGGGCAGCGTGCATGCGCTGGTCGGCCCCAACGGTGGCGGCAAGAGCTCGCTGATCAAGACCCTGCTTGGCCAGATGCCCCATCAGGGCACGCTCAGCCTGGCCTGGCAGGGCGAAGTCGGCACTATCGGCTACGCGCCTCAGGCGCTGGAGTTCGACCGCGGCCTGCCGATGACCGTGGACGACTTCATGGCTGCCATGTGCCAGCGCCGACCAGCCTTTCTTGGCCTGTCGAAGCATTACGCCAAGGCCATCGACGAGGCCCTGGCCCGCGTCGGCATGCTGGAGAAGCGCAAACGGCGCATGGGCGCGCTGTCCGGCGGTGAGCGCCAGCGTGTGCTGCTGGCCCAGGGGCTGATTCCCGCGCCGCAATTGCTGGTGCTCGACGAGCCGATGTCGGCCCTCGACGAAGCCGGCATCCAGGTGTTCGAACGCCTGCTCGGCGACTGGCGGCGTGCCGGCATGACCGTGCTGTGGATCGAGCACGACCTGGAAGCGGTCAAGCGCCTGGCCGATCGCGTCACCGGCCTGAGCCGTCGCGTGCTGTTCGATGCGCCGCCAGGTGAAGCCCTGACCCCGGAGCGCCTGCTCAGCCTGTTCTCCACCCATGCCCGCACCGTGGAGGCCGCCCAGCCATGA